In a genomic window of Scheffersomyces stipitis CBS 6054 chromosome 4, complete sequence:
- the SSY1.5 gene encoding transcriptional regulator of multiple amino acid permeases (Ssy1p controls expression of several transporter genes, including BAP2, TAT1, PTR2 and YDR046c [Saccharomyces cerevisiae]~go_component membrane~go_process transport) translates to HGKTLQRKLKVRHLQMISFGGTLGVGLFLNSGKAFTIAGGLGTLLAFAICGTIVLATIVSFCEMVTFVSVVDGVSGLSSRFVDDAFGFCVGWLYFFSFAFGLAGEVVASVIMLAYYPSLNIPESKGNSAGFVTLFLGLVVLCNLVDIRVFGEIEYISSLIKLVWVLAMIVIMIVMNRGGFDNGVIGFKFWQHDRSDFANNLIFGLFRPTFNLHDNGSSSESAGIGSDKGRFLSLVVALMIVSYAYSGTEIVCIAACEAQNPRKALPSATKRVFWRILIFYCLSAFAVSLNIYAGDPRLLRYYSGSTGVSANEFSTNYAIKYVGGVNCISDSVVYAGVGSGAQSPWIVALQSAALCRFSNVVNGFLVFFAVSCGNAQLYVSSRTVYSLALQKKAPKQLTYCNRFGIPYVAVLFAASFGLLSYICVSERATVVFMNLTSIIASSGIFVWFAMSLSFIRFYYGLRRRPDIISRDDKNYPYRSPFQPYSAFVGLIGSAFIILGMGFVVFLQDEWDTMFFFSSYGTLIVFAVLYVGYRLVRGTRIPTLDTLDFDSGRTELDRVIWDRGREYDAGNFKDLTQKWMSFLA, encoded by the coding sequence CACCTTCAGATGATTTCCTTTGGGGGAACTCTAGGCGTGGGtctattcttgaattctgGCAAAGCGTTCACAATCGCTGGCGGTTTGGGCACTTTACTTGCATTTGCTATTTGTGGTACTATTGTGTTGGCAACGATCGTTTCCTTCTGTGAAATGGTCACTTTTGTATCTGTAGTCGATGGGGTCTCAGGCTTGAGTTCCCGGTTCGTAGACGACGCTTTTGGGTTCTGCGTTGGCTGGCTTtatttcttcagttttgCATTTGGTTTGGCAGGCGAAGTCGTTGCAAGCGTCATCATGTTGGCATACTACCCTTCTCTAAATATTCCCGAAAGTAAAGGTAATTCGGCTGGGTTCGTTACCTTGTTTCTCGGATTGGTTGTGCTATGCAATTTGGTGGATATCAGAGTTTTTGGTGAAATCGAGTATATCTCCAGTTTGATCAAATTAGTCTGGGTTTTGGCCATGATTGTCATTATGATCGTAATGAATCGTGGAGGTTTCGACAACGGCGTTATTGGCTTTAAGTTTTGGCAGCATGATCGATCCGATTTTGCTAATAACCTTATATTCGGTTTGTTCAGACCTACATTTAATTTGCACGATAATGGTAGCAGCTCTGAAAGCGCCGGTATTGGAAGTGACAAGGGTCGTTTCTTATCTCTTGTAGTTGCCTTGATGATTGTTTCATATGCCTATAGTGGAACGGAAATCGTTTGTATAGCTGCGTGTGAAGCACAGAACCCCAGAAAGGCTCTTCCTTCTGCTACAAAGAGAGTGTTCTGGAGAATTCTTATCTTCTACTGTTTGTCAGCCTTTGCGGTTTCGTTGAACATTTATGCTGGAGACCCCAGATTGTTGAGATACTATCTGGGCAGTACAGGAGTATCTGCAAATGAGTTCAGTACCAACTATGCTATTAAATATGTTGGTGGAGTAAATTGTATCAGCGATTCTGTAGTTTATGCTGGTGTTGGAAGCGGCGCTCAGAGTCCATGGATTGTAGCATTGCAATCTGCTGCTTTGTGCAGATTTAGTAATGTTGTCAATGGCTTTTTGGTATTTTTTGCTGTCAGCTGTGGCAATGCTCAGTTGTATGTCAGTTCTAGAACAGTTTATTCTTTAGCattacagaagaaagctCCCAAACAATTGACTTACTGCAATCGGTTTGGAATTCCGTATGTGGCTGTTTTATTTGCTGCTAGTTTCGGATTACTTTCATACATCTGTGTCTCAGAGAGGGCTACTGTAGTTTTCATGAATCTCACCAGTATTATTGCCTCGTCTGGTATATTTGTGTGGTTTGCCATGAGTTTGTCGTTTATAAGATTCTATTACGGCTTGCGCAGACGTCCAGATATCATCAGCAGAGACGACAAGAACTATCCTTATAGATCGCCCTTTCAGCCATACAGTGCTTTTGTTGGGCTCATTGGATCTGCGTTCATTATTCTCGGTATGGGATTCGTTGTGTTCTTACAAGATGAATGGGATACtatgttcttcttttccagctACGGTACACTTATAGTATTTGCCGTGCTTTATGTGGGCTATAGATTGGTGAGAGGTACCAGAATTCCTACGTTGGATACGTTGGACTTTGACTCTGGTAGAACAGAGCTTGATAGAGTGATCTGGGACAGAGGGCGTGAGTACGACGCTGGAAACTTCAAGGACCTCACGCAAAAGTGGATGTCGTTTTTGGCATAA